Proteins from a genomic interval of Acanthopagrus latus isolate v.2019 chromosome 7, fAcaLat1.1, whole genome shotgun sequence:
- the lamb2 gene encoding laminin subunit beta-2 isoform X2 has protein sequence MQASLLLLVCVLAAAVGQEPDHSHGCAHGSCYPATGDLLIGREKNLKASSTCGMRRKEPYCIVSHLQDEKKCFDCDSRRPYDPVYNTINHRIENVITAFKPHRKKSWWQSENGKSDVFIQLDLEAEFHFTHLIMTFKTFRPAAMLIERSADFGRTWQVYRYFSHDCATTFRGVSQGPLRNINDVICESRYSDIEPSTEGEVIYRVLDPSIRIMDPYSPNIQNQLKITNLRVNFTKLHTLGDNLLDPRAEIKEKYYYAIYELVVRGNCFCYGHASECAPIDGIRDDIEGMVHGRCVCNHNTNGLNCEQCDDFYNDLPWRPAEGRNTNACKKCNCNSHSSVCHFDMAVYLATGNSSGGVCDDCQHNTMGRNCEMCKPFYYKDPFKDIRDPRVCIACDCDPDGSQNGGMCDSHTDPSLGMVGGQCRCKANVESPRCDKCRSGFFGLSADNPQGCQPCRCDHRGTVSGSSQCDPVSGDCFCKRLVTGRSCDQCLPEHWALSHDLNGCRGCECDIGGALDNHCSMESGQCRCRSHMTGRQCTQVESGYFFIALDHFLYEAELAKMGQGSMLETREHQPGRPATWTGIGFARVPEGGTLEFRITNIPYSMEYDLLIRYESQMPRDWEEVRITVIRPGPIPTSSPCGNTIPDDDRLTVSLPAGARFMVPPHPVCLERDVAYTLRFEFRRYQDANSILNGAANAVLLVDSIVLMPRHSSMEMFNAGDPASNNRKQTYERYRCHEGAKSVTRPLMSDTCAKLITSMSAIINDGALPCNCDPQGSISSLCDVRGGQCRCRPNVIGRRCDQCAPGTYGFGPSGCAACGCSLEGSVTRLCDKFTGQCQCRPGAFGQRCDGCQAGHWGFPSCRPCQCNGHADECDQRTGACISCRDNTGGDKCERCANGYYGNPVLGMVSGGQCRPCPCPDGPNSGRHFAASCYQDNRSRQIICNCNQGYTGARCEECAPGYYGNPSQPGGRCQPCQCNNNIDMSDIGSCDRQTGECRKCLYNTEGLNCGICRSGYFGDASRRNCRKCTCNFLGTDRSQCMEREDCVCQRSTGQCQCLPNVIGLTCDHCAPDHWNLAGGRGCEACGCDPNNSVTSSCNEFTGQCQCRDGFGGKTCTDCQENYWGDPQTQCRACDCDWRGIETSQCNRVTGHCVCQQGVSGVRCDQCARGFSGQFPNCQPCHQCFGDWDRIVQDLAVRTKTLAERAHEIQTTGLTGAYEKAFRDLEEKLAQAQGIVNTRNATATAVATLMELIEDLRAQIGETTDTLNRLEGDLTIVQDGNSEASKDLSALEREAKELNLTSEQLHHQLDVLKNSNFLGAYDSIRTSYNKSRDAERRANESTTTRPSTVSQSADTRRRTERLIAAKKDDFNRKNSANKRALGELNTRAQGLDMKKINEKVCGAPGDAPCGESPCGGAGCRDDEGNRHCGGLNCNSAVSLADNALERAKHAEKELNKAMGEVEGLFTKVAEAKSKAEEAKGKAQAALDKATATKNKVERSNNDLRDLIKQIREFLTQEGADPDSIEAVANHVLALSIPASPLQIRHLADEIKDRVRSLSNVDAILEQTQDDVRKAEQLLLDAKRARHRAEGVKTTAETVKQALVDAKTAQTSAEKAIERARADIGDTEARLAQIESETSNSEKDLNDAMDRLGTLGREISALKTKRANNSMAAARAEETATMARDKADEAKQILDGQLTDKYHEVQQRVDTKAKAVKDAKKRAESLRDEAKELLRDAQNKLRRLAELEKNYEENQRKLEGKARQLDGLEDQMKAILSDINKQIQIYNTCQ, from the exons gaAAGTCGGATGTCTTTATCCAGCTGGATCTGGAAGCAGAGTTTCATTTTACTCACCTAATTATGACCTTCAAG ACTTTCCGTCCGGCAGCCATGCTGATTGAGCGGTCAGCAGATTTTGGTCGTACCTGGCAGGTTTACCGTTACTTTTCCCACGACTGCGCGACAACCTTCCGCGGAGTGTCCCAGGGTCCTTTGCGTAACATTAATGATGTCATCTGTGAGTCACGCTACTCTGACATTGAGCCGTCAACGGAGGGAGAG GTTATCTACAGAGTGTTGGATCCATCCATCAGGATTATGGATCCGTACAGCCCGAACATCCAGA ACCAGCTGAAGATCACCAATTTGAGAGTGAACTTCACCAAGCTTCACACTCTAGGAGACAACTTGCTGGACCCCAGAgctgaaatcaaagaaaagtATTACTATGCCATATATGAGCTTGTCGTACGTGGAAACTGCTTTTGCTACGGCCACGCCTCGGAGTGCGCCCCCATCGATGGCATCAGGGATGATATAGAAGGAATG GTTCAcggcaggtgtgtgtgtaaccaTAACACCAATGGTCTGAACTGTGAGCAATGTGATGACTTTTACAACGACCTGCCCTGGAGACCAGCTGAGGGACGAAACACCAACGCCTGCAAGA AGTGTAACTGCAATAGCCACTCAAGTGTGTGTCATTTCGACATGGCGGTGTATCTGGCCACTGGAAACAGCAGCGGAGGAGTGTGTGACGACTGTCAGCACAACACTATGGGACGCAACTGTGAAATGTGCAAACCTTTCTATTATAAAGACCCTTTTAAGGATATCAGGGACCCACGAGTCTGCatag CTTGTGACTGTGACCCAGATGGGTCCCAGAATGGGGGGATGTGCGACAGCCACACGGACCCTTCTCTCGGCATGGTTGGAGGTCAGTGCCGTTGCAAGGCCAATGTGGAGAGTCCGCGCTGCGACAAGTGTAGGAGCGGCTTCTTCGGCCTGAGTGCTGACAACCCCCAGGGCTGCCAAC CTTGCCGTTGTGACCATAGAGGAACAGTGTCAGGAAGCTCTCAGTGCGACCCGGTCAGTGGAGACTGCTTCTGCAAGCGTCTTGTCACTGGACGCAGCTGTGACCAGTGTTTG CCAGAACACTGGGCTCTGAGCCACGACCTGAACGGCTGCCGAGGCTGCGAGTGTGATATCGGAGGAGCCCTAGACAACCA CTGCTCCATGGAGAGTGGTCAGTGTCGCTGCCGCAGTCATATGACAGGACGCCAGTGTACACAGGTGGAGTCTGGATATTTCTTCATTGCGCTTGATCATTTCCTCTATGAGGCTGAGCTGGCCAAAATGGGGCAG GGCTCCATGTTGGAGACGAGGGAGCACCAGCCAGGTCGCCCCGCCACATGGACGGGCATTGGGTTTGCTCGAGTACCTGAGGGTGGCACCCTGGAGTTCCGCATCACTAACATCCCCTATTCTATGGAATATGACCTGCTTATCCGTTATGAGTCacag ATGCCTCGAGACTGGGAAGAAGTGCGTATAACAGTGATCCGTCCAGGGCCGATTCCTACCAGTAGCCCCTGTGGAAACACCATCCCAGATGATGACAGACTTACTGTTTCCCTGCCTGCTGGAGCCAG GTTTATGGTCCCTCCTCATCCTGTGTGTCTGGAGAGAGATGTGGCTTACACCCTCCGCTTTGAGTTCAGACGCTATCAGGATGCCAACAGTATCCTCAATGGCGCGGCCAATGCTGTCCTCCTTGTGGACTCT ATTGTGTTGATGCCCCGCCACTCCTCCATGGAGATGTTCAATGCAGGGGACCCAGCCTCTAACAACAGGAAGCAGACCTATGAGCGATATCGCTGCCACGAAGGGGCAAAGAGTGTGACCCGCCCGCTGATGAGTGACACCTGTGCTAAGCTAATTACCAGCATGTCGGCCATTATAAATGACGGGGCTCTGC cttgtAACTGCGATCCTCAGGGGTCCATCAGCTCCCTGTGTGATGTCCGTGGGGGCCAGTGCCGCTGCAGGCCCAATGTGATTGGTCGACGCTGTGATCAGTGTGCTCCTGGAACTTACGGCTTTGGACCCTCAGGCTGTGCAG CCTGTGGTTGCAGCTTGGAAGGCTCCGTGACTCGACTTTGTGACAAGTTCACTGGCCAGTGCCAATGCCGTCCAGGAGCGTTTGGTCAGCGATGCGACGGATGCCAGGCGGGTCACTGGGGCTTCCCCAGTTGCCGACCCTGCCAGTGTAATGGACACGCCGACGAGTGTGACCAGAGGACCGGAGCCTGCATCAGCTGTAGGGACAACACCGGAGGAGACAAGTGTGAAAG GTGTGCCAATGGTTACTATGGTAACCCAGTGTTAGGCATGGTGTCCGGTGGTCAGTGTCGTCCATGCCCCTGTCCAGATGGGCCCAACAGTGGACGTCACTTTGCTGCTTCCTGTTACCAGGACAACCGTAGCAGACAGATTATCTGCAACTGTAACCAGGGTTACACAG GTGCTCGATGTGAGGAATGTGCCCCGGGTTATTACGGCAACCCCTCTCAGCCCGGAGGCCGCTGCCAGCCGTGCCAGTGCAACAACAACATAGACATGTCAGACATCGGCTCTTGTGACCGGCAAACCGGAGAGTGCAGGAAATGCCTTTACAATACAGAGGGCCTCAACTGTGGCATCTGCAGGAGTGGATATTTTGGAGATGCTTCCCGACGCAACTGCAGAA AGTGCACATGCAACTTCCTGGGTACTGATCGCAGCCAGTGTATGGAGCGTGAGGACTGTGTGTGCCAGCGTTCCACAGGGCAGTGCCAGTGTCTACCCAATGTCATTGGCCTGACATGTGACCACTGCGCCCCCGACCACTGGAACCTGGCCGGTGGGAGGGGCTGTGAAGCCTGCGGCTGTGATCCCAACAACTCAGTCACCTCCTCATGTAATGAG TTCACTGGGCAGTGTCAGTGTCGTGATGGCTTCGGGGGGAAGACCTGCACAGACTGTCAGGAGAACTACTGGGGAGACCCTCAGACCCAGTGCAGAG cttgtGACTGTGACTGGCGAGGCATTGAGACCTCTCAGTGCAACAGGGTGACGGGCCACTGTGTCTGCCAGCAGGGGGTGTCGGGTGTCCGTTGTGACCAGTGTGCCAGAGGCTTCTCTGGCCAGTTCCCCAACTGTCAGCCCTGTCACCAGTGTTTCGGGGACTGGGATCGCATTGTGCAG GACCTGGCGGTGCGCACCAAGACACTGGCAGAACGTGCCCATGAGATTCAGACCACTGGGCTCACTGGGGCCTATGAGAAGGCCTTCAGAGACCTGGAGGAGAAACTGGCACAAGCTCAGGGTATTGTCAACACACGCAACGCGACGGCTACAGCCGTCGCTACCCTGATGGAGCTTATTGAAGATCTTAG AGCGCAAATTGGTGAGACAACGGACACCCTGAACCGCCTGGAAGGAGACCTAACCATCGTCCAAGATGGCAACTCTGAGGCAAGCAAAGATCTGAGTGCTCTGGAGAGAGAGGCTAAAGAGCTAAACCTCACTTCAGAGCAGCTGCACCACCAACTGGATGTCCTCAAAAACTCCAACTTCCTTg GTGCATACGACAGCATCCGTACCTCCTACAACAAGTCTCGTGATGCAGAGCGGCGTGCCAATGAATCAACAACCACCAGGCCCAGCACAGTCAGCCAGTCCGCAGACACTCGACGCCGTACCGAACGCCTTATCGCTGCCAAGAAGGACGACTTCAACCGTAAAAACTCTGCTAACAAGCGTGCGCTTGGAGAACTCAACACCAGAGCACAGGGCCTGGACATGAAGAAGATCAATGAGAAG GTGTGTGGCGCCCCAGGTGATGCTCCTTGTGGGGAAAGTCCTTGTGGGGGTGCAGGTTGTCGTGACGATGAGGGGAACCGTCACTGCGGAGGCCTGAACTGTAACAGTGCTGTATCATTAGCTGACAATGCCCTGGAGAGAGCCAAACATGCAGAGAAGGAGCTGAACAAAGCTatgggagaggtggagggactCTTTACAAAG GTGGCAGAGGCCAAGAGCAAGGCAGAGGAGGCCAAGGGTAAAGCCCAGGCTGCTCTAGACAAAGCCACCGCCACCAAGAACAAAGTGGAGCGCTCCAACAATGATCTGAGAGACCTCATCAAGCAGATCAGAGAATTTCTCACTC AGGAGGGTGCGGACCCGGACAGCATTGAGGCCGTGGCGAACCATGTGCTGGCGCTCTCCATCCCTGCCTCACCCCTACAGATCAGACATCTCGCTGATGAAATCAAGGATCGGGTTCGTAGCCTTTCAAATGTGGATGCCATCCTGGAGCAGACACAGGATGATGTCCGCAAGGCAGAGCAGTTGCTGCTGGATGCCAAGAGGGCAAG gcaTCGTGCTGAGGGGGTAAAGACCACAGCTGAGACAGTGAAACAAGCATTGGTGGATGCTAAGACAGCCCAGACATCAGCAGAGAAAGCCATAGAAAGAGCCAGAGCTGACATTGGGGACACTGAGGCCCGACTGGCACAG ATTGAGTCAGAGACATCCAACAGCGAGAAGGACTTGAATGATGCCATGGATCGCCTAGGCACACTGGGACGGGAGATCAGTGCCCTGAAGACCAAGCGTGCCAACAACAGCATGGCAGCAGCCCGAGCTGAAGAGACAGCCACCATGGCCCGAGACAAGGCAGACGAAGCcaaacag ATTCTAGATGGCCAGCTGACAGATAAATACCATGAGGTGCAGCAGCGGGTTGACACGAAGGCCAAAGCTGTGAAGGATGCCaagaaaagagcagagagcCTCAGAGATGAAGCGAAAGAGCTACTGAGAGATGCCCAGAACAAGCTCCGGAGACTAGCAG AGCTGGAGAAAAACTATGAGGAGAACCAGAGAAAGCTGGAGGGGAAAGCTCGTCAGCTGGATGGCTTGGAGGACCAGATGAAAGCCATCCTCAGTGACATCAACAAACAGATCCAGATCTACAACACATGCCAGTAA
- the lamb2 gene encoding laminin subunit beta-2 isoform X1 — MQASLLLLVCVLAAAVGQEPDHSHGCAHGSCYPATGDLLIGREKNLKASSTCGMRRKEPYCIVSHLQDEKKCFDCDSRRPYDPVYNTINHRIENVITAFKPHRKKSWWQSENGKSDVFIQLDLEAEFHFTHLIMTFKTFRPAAMLIERSADFGRTWQVYRYFSHDCATTFRGVSQGPLRNINDVICESRYSDIEPSTEGEVIYRVLDPSIRIMDPYSPNIQNQLKITNLRVNFTKLHTLGDNLLDPRAEIKEKYYYAIYELVVRGNCFCYGHASECAPIDGIRDDIEGMVHGRCVCNHNTNGLNCEQCDDFYNDLPWRPAEGRNTNACKKCNCNSHSSVCHFDMAVYLATGNSSGGVCDDCQHNTMGRNCEMCKPFYYKDPFKDIRDPRVCIACDCDPDGSQNGGMCDSHTDPSLGMVGGQCRCKANVESPRCDKCRSGFFGLSADNPQGCQPCRCDHRGTVSGSSQCDPVSGDCFCKRLVTGRSCDQCLPEHWALSHDLNGCRGCECDIGGALDNHCSMESGQCRCRSHMTGRQCTQVESGYFFIALDHFLYEAELAKMGQGSMLETREHQPGRPATWTGIGFARVPEGGTLEFRITNIPYSMEYDLLIRYESQMPRDWEEVRITVIRPGPIPTSSPCGNTIPDDDRLTVSLPAGARFMVPPHPVCLERDVAYTLRFEFRRYQDANSILNGAANAVLLVDSIVLMPRHSSMEMFNAGDPASNNRKQTYERYRCHEGAKSVTRPLMSDTCAKLITSMSAIINDGALPCNCDPQGSISSLCDVRGGQCRCRPNVIGRRCDQCAPGTYGFGPSGCAACGCSLEGSVTRLCDKFTGQCQCRPGAFGQRCDGCQAGHWGFPSCRPCQCNGHADECDQRTGACISCRDNTGGDKCERCANGYYGNPVLGMVSGGQCRPCPCPDGPNSGRHFAASCYQDNRSRQIICNCNQGYTGIVKRSGVTIFKRARCEECAPGYYGNPSQPGGRCQPCQCNNNIDMSDIGSCDRQTGECRKCLYNTEGLNCGICRSGYFGDASRRNCRKCTCNFLGTDRSQCMEREDCVCQRSTGQCQCLPNVIGLTCDHCAPDHWNLAGGRGCEACGCDPNNSVTSSCNEFTGQCQCRDGFGGKTCTDCQENYWGDPQTQCRACDCDWRGIETSQCNRVTGHCVCQQGVSGVRCDQCARGFSGQFPNCQPCHQCFGDWDRIVQDLAVRTKTLAERAHEIQTTGLTGAYEKAFRDLEEKLAQAQGIVNTRNATATAVATLMELIEDLRAQIGETTDTLNRLEGDLTIVQDGNSEASKDLSALEREAKELNLTSEQLHHQLDVLKNSNFLGAYDSIRTSYNKSRDAERRANESTTTRPSTVSQSADTRRRTERLIAAKKDDFNRKNSANKRALGELNTRAQGLDMKKINEKVCGAPGDAPCGESPCGGAGCRDDEGNRHCGGLNCNSAVSLADNALERAKHAEKELNKAMGEVEGLFTKVAEAKSKAEEAKGKAQAALDKATATKNKVERSNNDLRDLIKQIREFLTQEGADPDSIEAVANHVLALSIPASPLQIRHLADEIKDRVRSLSNVDAILEQTQDDVRKAEQLLLDAKRARHRAEGVKTTAETVKQALVDAKTAQTSAEKAIERARADIGDTEARLAQIESETSNSEKDLNDAMDRLGTLGREISALKTKRANNSMAAARAEETATMARDKADEAKQILDGQLTDKYHEVQQRVDTKAKAVKDAKKRAESLRDEAKELLRDAQNKLRRLAELEKNYEENQRKLEGKARQLDGLEDQMKAILSDINKQIQIYNTCQ; from the exons gaAAGTCGGATGTCTTTATCCAGCTGGATCTGGAAGCAGAGTTTCATTTTACTCACCTAATTATGACCTTCAAG ACTTTCCGTCCGGCAGCCATGCTGATTGAGCGGTCAGCAGATTTTGGTCGTACCTGGCAGGTTTACCGTTACTTTTCCCACGACTGCGCGACAACCTTCCGCGGAGTGTCCCAGGGTCCTTTGCGTAACATTAATGATGTCATCTGTGAGTCACGCTACTCTGACATTGAGCCGTCAACGGAGGGAGAG GTTATCTACAGAGTGTTGGATCCATCCATCAGGATTATGGATCCGTACAGCCCGAACATCCAGA ACCAGCTGAAGATCACCAATTTGAGAGTGAACTTCACCAAGCTTCACACTCTAGGAGACAACTTGCTGGACCCCAGAgctgaaatcaaagaaaagtATTACTATGCCATATATGAGCTTGTCGTACGTGGAAACTGCTTTTGCTACGGCCACGCCTCGGAGTGCGCCCCCATCGATGGCATCAGGGATGATATAGAAGGAATG GTTCAcggcaggtgtgtgtgtaaccaTAACACCAATGGTCTGAACTGTGAGCAATGTGATGACTTTTACAACGACCTGCCCTGGAGACCAGCTGAGGGACGAAACACCAACGCCTGCAAGA AGTGTAACTGCAATAGCCACTCAAGTGTGTGTCATTTCGACATGGCGGTGTATCTGGCCACTGGAAACAGCAGCGGAGGAGTGTGTGACGACTGTCAGCACAACACTATGGGACGCAACTGTGAAATGTGCAAACCTTTCTATTATAAAGACCCTTTTAAGGATATCAGGGACCCACGAGTCTGCatag CTTGTGACTGTGACCCAGATGGGTCCCAGAATGGGGGGATGTGCGACAGCCACACGGACCCTTCTCTCGGCATGGTTGGAGGTCAGTGCCGTTGCAAGGCCAATGTGGAGAGTCCGCGCTGCGACAAGTGTAGGAGCGGCTTCTTCGGCCTGAGTGCTGACAACCCCCAGGGCTGCCAAC CTTGCCGTTGTGACCATAGAGGAACAGTGTCAGGAAGCTCTCAGTGCGACCCGGTCAGTGGAGACTGCTTCTGCAAGCGTCTTGTCACTGGACGCAGCTGTGACCAGTGTTTG CCAGAACACTGGGCTCTGAGCCACGACCTGAACGGCTGCCGAGGCTGCGAGTGTGATATCGGAGGAGCCCTAGACAACCA CTGCTCCATGGAGAGTGGTCAGTGTCGCTGCCGCAGTCATATGACAGGACGCCAGTGTACACAGGTGGAGTCTGGATATTTCTTCATTGCGCTTGATCATTTCCTCTATGAGGCTGAGCTGGCCAAAATGGGGCAG GGCTCCATGTTGGAGACGAGGGAGCACCAGCCAGGTCGCCCCGCCACATGGACGGGCATTGGGTTTGCTCGAGTACCTGAGGGTGGCACCCTGGAGTTCCGCATCACTAACATCCCCTATTCTATGGAATATGACCTGCTTATCCGTTATGAGTCacag ATGCCTCGAGACTGGGAAGAAGTGCGTATAACAGTGATCCGTCCAGGGCCGATTCCTACCAGTAGCCCCTGTGGAAACACCATCCCAGATGATGACAGACTTACTGTTTCCCTGCCTGCTGGAGCCAG GTTTATGGTCCCTCCTCATCCTGTGTGTCTGGAGAGAGATGTGGCTTACACCCTCCGCTTTGAGTTCAGACGCTATCAGGATGCCAACAGTATCCTCAATGGCGCGGCCAATGCTGTCCTCCTTGTGGACTCT ATTGTGTTGATGCCCCGCCACTCCTCCATGGAGATGTTCAATGCAGGGGACCCAGCCTCTAACAACAGGAAGCAGACCTATGAGCGATATCGCTGCCACGAAGGGGCAAAGAGTGTGACCCGCCCGCTGATGAGTGACACCTGTGCTAAGCTAATTACCAGCATGTCGGCCATTATAAATGACGGGGCTCTGC cttgtAACTGCGATCCTCAGGGGTCCATCAGCTCCCTGTGTGATGTCCGTGGGGGCCAGTGCCGCTGCAGGCCCAATGTGATTGGTCGACGCTGTGATCAGTGTGCTCCTGGAACTTACGGCTTTGGACCCTCAGGCTGTGCAG CCTGTGGTTGCAGCTTGGAAGGCTCCGTGACTCGACTTTGTGACAAGTTCACTGGCCAGTGCCAATGCCGTCCAGGAGCGTTTGGTCAGCGATGCGACGGATGCCAGGCGGGTCACTGGGGCTTCCCCAGTTGCCGACCCTGCCAGTGTAATGGACACGCCGACGAGTGTGACCAGAGGACCGGAGCCTGCATCAGCTGTAGGGACAACACCGGAGGAGACAAGTGTGAAAG GTGTGCCAATGGTTACTATGGTAACCCAGTGTTAGGCATGGTGTCCGGTGGTCAGTGTCGTCCATGCCCCTGTCCAGATGGGCCCAACAGTGGACGTCACTTTGCTGCTTCCTGTTACCAGGACAACCGTAGCAGACAGATTATCTGCAACTGTAACCAGGGTTACACAG GGATTGTTAAACGCTCCGGGGTGACCATTTTTAAGC GTGCTCGATGTGAGGAATGTGCCCCGGGTTATTACGGCAACCCCTCTCAGCCCGGAGGCCGCTGCCAGCCGTGCCAGTGCAACAACAACATAGACATGTCAGACATCGGCTCTTGTGACCGGCAAACCGGAGAGTGCAGGAAATGCCTTTACAATACAGAGGGCCTCAACTGTGGCATCTGCAGGAGTGGATATTTTGGAGATGCTTCCCGACGCAACTGCAGAA AGTGCACATGCAACTTCCTGGGTACTGATCGCAGCCAGTGTATGGAGCGTGAGGACTGTGTGTGCCAGCGTTCCACAGGGCAGTGCCAGTGTCTACCCAATGTCATTGGCCTGACATGTGACCACTGCGCCCCCGACCACTGGAACCTGGCCGGTGGGAGGGGCTGTGAAGCCTGCGGCTGTGATCCCAACAACTCAGTCACCTCCTCATGTAATGAG TTCACTGGGCAGTGTCAGTGTCGTGATGGCTTCGGGGGGAAGACCTGCACAGACTGTCAGGAGAACTACTGGGGAGACCCTCAGACCCAGTGCAGAG cttgtGACTGTGACTGGCGAGGCATTGAGACCTCTCAGTGCAACAGGGTGACGGGCCACTGTGTCTGCCAGCAGGGGGTGTCGGGTGTCCGTTGTGACCAGTGTGCCAGAGGCTTCTCTGGCCAGTTCCCCAACTGTCAGCCCTGTCACCAGTGTTTCGGGGACTGGGATCGCATTGTGCAG GACCTGGCGGTGCGCACCAAGACACTGGCAGAACGTGCCCATGAGATTCAGACCACTGGGCTCACTGGGGCCTATGAGAAGGCCTTCAGAGACCTGGAGGAGAAACTGGCACAAGCTCAGGGTATTGTCAACACACGCAACGCGACGGCTACAGCCGTCGCTACCCTGATGGAGCTTATTGAAGATCTTAG AGCGCAAATTGGTGAGACAACGGACACCCTGAACCGCCTGGAAGGAGACCTAACCATCGTCCAAGATGGCAACTCTGAGGCAAGCAAAGATCTGAGTGCTCTGGAGAGAGAGGCTAAAGAGCTAAACCTCACTTCAGAGCAGCTGCACCACCAACTGGATGTCCTCAAAAACTCCAACTTCCTTg GTGCATACGACAGCATCCGTACCTCCTACAACAAGTCTCGTGATGCAGAGCGGCGTGCCAATGAATCAACAACCACCAGGCCCAGCACAGTCAGCCAGTCCGCAGACACTCGACGCCGTACCGAACGCCTTATCGCTGCCAAGAAGGACGACTTCAACCGTAAAAACTCTGCTAACAAGCGTGCGCTTGGAGAACTCAACACCAGAGCACAGGGCCTGGACATGAAGAAGATCAATGAGAAG GTGTGTGGCGCCCCAGGTGATGCTCCTTGTGGGGAAAGTCCTTGTGGGGGTGCAGGTTGTCGTGACGATGAGGGGAACCGTCACTGCGGAGGCCTGAACTGTAACAGTGCTGTATCATTAGCTGACAATGCCCTGGAGAGAGCCAAACATGCAGAGAAGGAGCTGAACAAAGCTatgggagaggtggagggactCTTTACAAAG GTGGCAGAGGCCAAGAGCAAGGCAGAGGAGGCCAAGGGTAAAGCCCAGGCTGCTCTAGACAAAGCCACCGCCACCAAGAACAAAGTGGAGCGCTCCAACAATGATCTGAGAGACCTCATCAAGCAGATCAGAGAATTTCTCACTC AGGAGGGTGCGGACCCGGACAGCATTGAGGCCGTGGCGAACCATGTGCTGGCGCTCTCCATCCCTGCCTCACCCCTACAGATCAGACATCTCGCTGATGAAATCAAGGATCGGGTTCGTAGCCTTTCAAATGTGGATGCCATCCTGGAGCAGACACAGGATGATGTCCGCAAGGCAGAGCAGTTGCTGCTGGATGCCAAGAGGGCAAG gcaTCGTGCTGAGGGGGTAAAGACCACAGCTGAGACAGTGAAACAAGCATTGGTGGATGCTAAGACAGCCCAGACATCAGCAGAGAAAGCCATAGAAAGAGCCAGAGCTGACATTGGGGACACTGAGGCCCGACTGGCACAG ATTGAGTCAGAGACATCCAACAGCGAGAAGGACTTGAATGATGCCATGGATCGCCTAGGCACACTGGGACGGGAGATCAGTGCCCTGAAGACCAAGCGTGCCAACAACAGCATGGCAGCAGCCCGAGCTGAAGAGACAGCCACCATGGCCCGAGACAAGGCAGACGAAGCcaaacag ATTCTAGATGGCCAGCTGACAGATAAATACCATGAGGTGCAGCAGCGGGTTGACACGAAGGCCAAAGCTGTGAAGGATGCCaagaaaagagcagagagcCTCAGAGATGAAGCGAAAGAGCTACTGAGAGATGCCCAGAACAAGCTCCGGAGACTAGCAG AGCTGGAGAAAAACTATGAGGAGAACCAGAGAAAGCTGGAGGGGAAAGCTCGTCAGCTGGATGGCTTGGAGGACCAGATGAAAGCCATCCTCAGTGACATCAACAAACAGATCCAGATCTACAACACATGCCAGTAA